The genomic stretch CGGTCCAGCGGCCCGCGCGTTGAAAGATGCTTCATCGTCGACTCGGGACCGCATCGAGCGGAGGCTGCGGGACCTGTTTACCGAGTTGCATGACGCAGACGGCGTCCGGCTCGGTTACAGCGCCTGGCTTCTCACGGCGAGGAACCCGGAATGAACGGGATAGCCCCGGAGCCCGATGCGCGCCTGGATCCACGTTTGCCCCGTGCAATCCGTACGGAGTTCCTACGCCTGCTCGAGGCGGGCGTCCCCCTGCGCTCTGCGGGCGAGGCGCGCCAAGACCCCGACAGCCTGCTGGACGGAGGCTACCTTCCGCGTCATCGCCTTTCGTTGTTCGGTACGACCGTTTACCTGACCGCGGCCCGACAGAATCCGGCCATCCGATTCTTTGTCGCCTACCTGCTGCACGGATCGGGAAAGTCCCGCGCCCTCTACCCGCGAATCCTCTACAAGGACGTCTCGTTGGTCTGGCGCGTCGCGTCGCACATGATCGCAAGCGATAGGGAATTCTGGATCGGCAAGGGAGACGTCCGGGTGATCCGTCGTGGCGATCACGAGACGGTCCACAGTCTCGAGGCGACGACGGACCTGCCGTACGAGATGCAGGACGCCCTTGAACGCCTCAATCGAGACGCCGGCAAGGTCTCCCAGGACGAAGAGTCGTTGTACCTGATCCTGAAGAACGCTCCGGATGACCGGGTCGAACCTTACGCGGATTTTTCGACCCCGCGTCGACGGGCGACCGAGCGCTACGGACGGATCAACGGGGGGCGACGGGTCGCCCGATTCACACGTCCGCGGGACCCCTCCTCGCTGAAGTTTGCCGACGGGTACGAGCCCGACTTGAAGGACGGGATCTTCTCGATCAGCCATCTGAACAGTCGGCTCTACGGTGGCGCGCTGGCTCGCTATCGGATCCTCTCGACCAACCGGATGATTCAGTACCTGTTCATCGCCGGACCTCGCCATGTCTGGATCGTGCCTCCGCAGACGATGAGTCGAGAGCTCTCGAGCTATGGCGTACGATTGCTGGACGTCGAGGCCGATGAGGATCTATTCGTCCCCGGCTTCGAGTATCACTACCTCGATCACGACACCGACCCCCCGACACCCTTCAGCCAGATCCCCGAGGGGTTCGCAGGGCCCACCCATCCGTCCGACGCCGATCGCGCGGACGCCTCACGCTGGCTGAATCGGATCCCTGTCATCCGGAAGTTCCGACGGCGGATTGCAAGTACGAGCGCCACGAGCGAGTAGACTCGTCGCGTTGACCGGCAAGAAGCAAGAGACCGTCCTTGTTATCGTGCTCTCCGCGCTGACCGCGGCCTTCGTGTTCTTCACGGTTCGTCAGGCCGGGTTCATCGCCGGCCCGTCCTAGCGGATGCGGTGGGTCGTCTACATCCTGTTGTGGGTCGTGGTCGTCGTCCTCCGACAACAGATGTACTTCGTGTCGGCGGGTCCCAAGCCGTTCTAGCGATTCAAGACCCTCCGGTTTCCGTTGTTTTTGAGGGGGGTTTCCGTTCCACAACCCGATTTGAGATTTTTTTCGTCTCGTCTCCCGTTTCGCGGTCTATTCCTATGAACGGACGAACGAAGTACGGATCGAATCACGCGCCAGATGCAGGGGGGAGACATATGGGCGTGCCAGAGCAGGGATTTGACGGACGAACGTTCGGGAAATACCTCCGCAATGTGCGGACCTCCCGCAACCTGTCGTTGGACTCCGTCGAAGAAATGACCCACGGCTACCCGGAGCCGGTGACGAAGTCGCATCTGTCTCGAATAGAGAATGGGCGCGCGGCGCCTAGCTTTGCGCGGATGTACGCGCTCAGTCAGATTTACGGGATTCCGATTTCGACTCTCGCAGAGAGGTTCGAGATCGATCTGCATCGGGGAATGCATAGCGAAGTCGAGGAGATGCTTGCCCCGAGCGTTCTCAAGAAAGCGCTGGCCGATCTTCACGACTCCGGTGAAATGCTCCGGGGGCTGGTCCTTGCAACGACGGCACTGGAACGGATTCGAAACTCATCTAGTAAGAGTACCGATCCGGGCATTATCCATAGCCTCCGGTTTCACAGATTGGTGTTCCTGTCTCGATTGGAACGATACGAGACCGCCAAGATCGAGGCGGAGCAGATGCTTGGGGAACTGGACGACTCCGCCGATGAGGTTCTTCGGTTCAAAGTTCTTCGTTGTTTCGTCCTTTGCTCATACGAACTTGAGCGATTCACCATCGCGAAAATGGGTCTAGAAACGCTACGCGAACGGCTGGATCGCGTTCCGCTTTCGCTTCGCGCGCATTTTGCGAACCTCAGCGCAGGGGTTGCCCACAAGCTGGGCGATCCGAGAAGCGCAGCAGTGGAGTATCGTGACGCCTGTCGAATGTTTGAAGAGACCAACGACTTCCACAATAGCTACGTCGCAACATTGAATCTCGCGCAAGCATACGTCGATATGGGAAAGACGCGCGAGCCGGCCAAAATACTGAATCGAATCCTTCAGGACTGCGAAAGACACGGGTATCAACGATTACAGGCACTCGCTCTCAGTCTCTTGTGTGTCATCTACATGAAGAGTGGGGACCATGAGCCCGCTGAATCTTACGCGATGAGATCGAACGCGATCGCCCGACCGCGAGAGTTCGTAACGATCGTGTTT from Acidobacteriota bacterium encodes the following:
- a CDS encoding helix-turn-helix domain-containing protein, which produces MGRGRRPPTTDVLRVGGSQAVLAIQDPPVSVVFEGGFRSTTRFEIFFVSSPVSRSIPMNGRTKYGSNHAPDAGGRHMGVPEQGFDGRTFGKYLRNVRTSRNLSLDSVEEMTHGYPEPVTKSHLSRIENGRAAPSFARMYALSQIYGIPISTLAERFEIDLHRGMHSEVEEMLAPSVLKKALADLHDSGEMLRGLVLATTALERIRNSSSKSTDPGIIHSLRFHRLVFLSRLERYETAKIEAEQMLGELDDSADEVLRFKVLRCFVLCSYELERFTIAKMGLETLRERLDRVPLSLRAHFANLSAGVAHKLGDPRSAAVEYRDACRMFEETNDFHNSYVATLNLAQAYVDMGKTREPAKILNRILQDCERHGYQRLQALALSLLCVIYMKSGDHEPAESYAMRSNAIARPREFVTIVFRNCYYLRKIAQDRDDDKSIRGFERSLKTLLNRADQSMDVVQAFRREIGGESR